One Dioscorea cayenensis subsp. rotundata cultivar TDr96_F1 chromosome 17, TDr96_F1_v2_PseudoChromosome.rev07_lg8_w22 25.fasta, whole genome shotgun sequence DNA window includes the following coding sequences:
- the LOC120281220 gene encoding probable F-box protein At4g22030 — MATLQAHNLILSSTTAAPPKQHGWRFKASLHNRSLDAQKLKNMLSMQEFRIRELSSNIIINKPRTISADTEVDMLVVYKLYAIAEAAGDRAEMHKIIGEQRNNWNTLLLNSINSINLIASIMAGLSTITMGDQSPHFLAFKLSSALLFTAATSMMLIVNKIQPSQLAEEQRNATRLFKQLERSIHTSLDQLKSSTFTPTELDVEEAMEKVLALDKAYPLPLLPGMLEKFPKNIEPTVWWPKIQTRRRSSSAQDGIMWNKEFEEKMRGLLKVLKEKDEEQYVWHGNLFVKINKCLAISGPLLAGIGAVGAGLIGTPALGQWPVLVGVMGGVLATIINTMEHGFQIGMLIEMFRNCAGFYRKLEEEIIEFNSEESCQEDMELFELKMALQLGRRVSELKGFVSYASPLANGAEFQGFAGKLF, encoded by the coding sequence ATGGCAACTCTGCAAGCTCACAATCTCATCTTATCATCAACAACAGCAGCACCACCAAAGCAACATGGTTGGAGATTCAAAGCTAGTCTCCATAACAGAAGTCTTGATGCCCAAAAGCTCAAGAACATGCTCAGCATGCAGGAGTTTAGAATCAGAGAATTAAGctcaaacatcatcatcaacaaaccACGAACAATTTCTGCTGATACAGAAGTAGACATGCTAGTAGTATATAAGCTCTATGCGATCGCAGAGGCGGCCGGAGACAGAGCGGAGATGCACAAGATCATCGGAGAACAAAGGAACAACTGGAACACTCTCTTGCTTAACTCCATCAACTCCATCAACCTCATTGCTTCAATCATGGCTGGTCTTTCTACCATCACCATGGGTGATCAATCACCACATTTTCTAGCATTCAAGCTTTCTTCTGCTCTCTTATTCACAGCAGCAACAAGCATGATGCTCATTGTCAACAAGATCCAACCATCACAGCTTGCTGAAGAGCAAAGGAACGCAACCAGATTGTTCAAACAGCTAGAGAGATCGATCCATACATCTCTTGATCAGCTCAAGAGCTCTACTTTTACTCCTACTGAATTGGATGTggaggaagccatggagaaggTGCTGGCTCTAGACAAGGCTTATCCTCTTCCTTTGCTACCCGGGATGCTCGAGAAGTTCCCGAAGAACATCGAGCCTACCGTATGGTGGCCCAAGATCCAAACAAGGAGGAGATCATCATCAGCACAAGATGGAATAATGTGGAACAAGGAATTTGAAGAGAAGATGAGAGGTCTGCTCAAAGTGCTGAAAGAGAAGGATGAGGAACAGTATGTTTGGCATGGAAACCTGTTTGTGAAGATCAACAAGTGTTTGGCCATCTCAGGGCCTTTGTTGGCAGGAATAGGTGCAGTAGGTGCTGGTTTGATTGGGACTCCGGCACTTGGGCAATGGCCTGTGTTGGTTGGAGTCATGGGAGGTGTTCTTGCAACCATAATCAACACTATGGAGCATGGTTTTCAGATTGGCATGTTGATTGAGATGTTTAGGAACTGCGCTGGATTTTATAGGAAGTTGGAAGAGGAGATCATTGAGTTCAATTCGGAAGAGAGTTGTCAAGAGGACATGGAGTTGTTTGAGTTGAAGATGGCTTTGCAACTCGGGAGAAGAGTTTCAGAGCTCAAAGGCTTTGTTTCTTATGCATCTCCTTTAGCTAATGGTGCTGAGTTTCAAGGATTTGCAGGGAAGCTCTTCTAA
- the LOC120281217 gene encoding probable F-box protein At4g22030: MATLQAHNLLLSSSSSSSVIASKKHGLRFKAGISKPLNIKNKALPSLSKVGIRETMSSSISNNISIINKLETTPAITIDDKEVDMLVVSKLYAIAEVAADRAEMHEIIGEQRNNWNTLLLNSINSINLIASIMAGLSTISMGDQSPHFLAFKLSSALLFIAATGMMLIVNKIQPSQLAEEQRNATRLFKQLERSIHTSLDQLKSSTFTPTEMDVEEAMEKVLALDKAYPLPLLPGMLEKFPKNIEPTVWWPKLQTRRRSSSSAQDGKMRGLLKVLKEKDEEQYVWHGNLFVKINKCLAISGPLLAGLGAVGAGLIGTPALGQWPVLLGVMGGVLATMINTLEHGFQIGMLIEMFRNCAGFYRKLEMEITEFNSEESCQEDIEMFEMNIALQLGRRVSELEDFASCASPSVKGAEFEGFAGKLF, from the coding sequence ATGGCAACGTTGCAAGCTCACAATCTTctcttatcatcatcatcatcatcatcagtgaTTGCATCAAAGAAGCATGGTTTGAGGTTCAAAGCTGGCATCTCTAAGCCACTTAATATCAAGAACAAAGCTCTTCCTTCACTTTCAAAGGTTGGAATAAGAGAAACTATGTCAAGTTCAATCTCAAACAACATCTCCATCATCAACAAACTGGAAACCACCCCTGCTATCACAATTGATGATAAAGAAGTAGATATGCTAGTAGTATCTAAGCTCTATGCCATCGCTGAGGTGGCGGCAGACCGAGCGGAGATGCATGAGATCATCGGAGAACAAAGGAATAACTGGAACACACTCTTGCTTAACTCCATCAACTCCATCAACCTCATTGCTTCAATCATGGCTGGTCTTTCTACCATCTCCATGGGTGATCAATCACCTCATTTTCTGGCATTCAAGCTTTCTTCTGCTCTCTTATTCATAGCAGCAACAGGCATGATGCTCATTGTCAACAAGATCCAACCATCTCAGCTTGCTGAAGAGCAAAGGAATGCAACCAGACTGTTCAAACAGCTAGAGAGATCAATCCATACATCTCTTGATCAGCTCAAGAGCTCTACTTTTACTCCTACTGAAATGGATGTggaggaagccatggagaaggTGCTGGCTCTTGACAAGGCTTATCCTCTTCCTTTGCTCCCCGGGATGCTCGAGAAGTTCCCGAAGAACATCGAGCCTACCGTATGGTGGCCCAAGCTCCAAACAAGGAggagatcatcatcatcagcacaAGATGGAAAGATGAGAGGGCTGCTCAAAGTTCTGAAAGAGAAGGATGAGGAACAGTATGTTTGGCATGGAAACCTGTTTGTGAAGATCAACAAGTGTTTGGCCATCTCAGGGCCTTTGTTGGCAGGGTTAGGTGCAGTAGGTGCTGGTTTGATTGGGACTCCTGCACTTGGGCAATGGCCTGTGTTGCTTGGAGTGATGGGTGGTGTTCTTGCAACCATGATCAACACTTTGGAGCATGGTTTTCAGATTGGCATGTTGATTGAGATGTTTAGGAACTGTGCTGGATTTTATAGGAAGTTGGAAATGGAGATCACTGAGTTCAACTCAGAGGAGAGCTGTCAAGAGGACATAGAGATGTTTGAGATGAACATAGCTTTGCAACTTGGAAGAAGAGTTTCAGAGCTTGAGGACTTTGCTTCTTGTGCTTCTCCTTCAGTTAAAGGTGCTGAGTTTGAAGGATTTGCTGGGAAGCTCTTCTAA
- the LOC120281218 gene encoding probable F-box protein At4g22030, translating into MATLQAHNLILSSSSSSAAAAPKQHGLRFKARLQNRSFDVQKLNNMLNVQELRIRERNSNIIINKPQTISDDKDVDMLLVSKLYAIAEAAGDRAEMHKIIGEQRDNWNTLLLNSINSINLIASIMAGLSTISMGDQSPHFLAFKLSSALLFTAATGMMLIVNKIQPSQLAEEQRNATRLFKQLERSIHTSLDQLQSTTTSTPTELDVEEAMEKVLALDKAYPLPLLPGMLEKFPKNVEPTVWWPKLQTKRRSSSSAQDGKIWNKEFEGKMRGLLKVLKEKDEEQYVWHGNLFVKINKCLAISGPLLAGLGAVGAGLIGTPALGQWPVLFGVMGGVLATIINTMEHGFQIGMLIEMFRNCAGFYRKLEEEIIEFNSEESCQEDIEMFDMNMALQLGRRVSELEDFASCSSPSVNANEFQGFAGKLF; encoded by the coding sequence ATGGCAACTCTGCAAGCTCACAATCTCAtcttgtcatcatcatcatcatcagcagcagcagcaccaaAGCAGCATGGTTTGAGATTCAAAGCTCGTCTACAAAACAGAAGCTTTGATGTCCAAAAGCTTAATAACATGCTGAACGTGCAGGAGCTTAGAATCAGAGAACGAAActcaaacatcatcatcaacaagcCACAAACAATTTCTGATGATAAAGATGTAGACATGTTACTAGTATCTAAGCTCTATGCAATCGCTGAGGCGGCCGGAGACAGAGCGGAGATGCACAAGATCATTGGAGAACAAAGGGATAACTGGAACACACTCTTGCTTAACTCCATCAACTCCATCAACCTCATTGCTTCAATCATGGCTGGTCTTTCTACCATTTCCATGGGTGATCAATCACCACATTTTCTGGCATTCAAGCTTTCTTCTGCTCTCTTATTCACAGCAGCAACAGGCATGATGCTCATTGTCAACAAGATCCAACCATCTCAGCTTGCTGAAGAGCAAAGGAATGCAACCAGACTGTTCAAACAGCTAGAGAGGTCAATCCATACATCTCTTGATCAGCTCCAGAGTACTACTACTTCTACTCCTACTGAATTGGATGTggaggaagccatggagaaggTGTTGGCTCTGGATAAGGCTTATCCTCTTCCTTTGCTCCCCGGGATGCTCGAGAAGTTCCCGAAGAACGTCGAGCCTACTGTATGGTGGCCCAAGCTCCAAACAAAGAggagatcatcatcatcagcacaAGATGGAAAAATATGGAACAAGGAATTTGAAGGGAAGATGAGAGGGCTGCTCAAAGTACTGAAAGAGAAAGATGAGGAACAGTATGTTTGGCATGGCAACCTGTTTGTGAAGATCAACAAGTGTTTGGCCATCTCAGGACCTTTGCTGGCAGGGTTAGGTGCAGTAGGTGCTGGTCTGATTGGGACTCCTGCACTTGGGCAATGGCCTGTGTTGTTTGGAGTGATGGGTGGTGTTCTTGCAACCATAATCAACACTATGGAGCATGGTTTTCAGATTGGCATGTTGATTGAGATGTTTAGGAACTGCGCTGGATTTTATAGGAAGTTGGAAGAGGAGATCATTGAGTTCAATTCGGAGGAGAGCTGTCAAGAGGACATAGAGATGTTTGACATGAACATGGCTTTGCAACTTGGAAGAAGAGTATCAGAACTTGAGGACTTTGCTTCATGTTCTTCTCCTTCAGTTAATGCTAATGAGTTTCAAGGATTTGCTGGCAAGCTCTTCTAA